The genomic DNA TTGGGGATTCGATTCCACTGACAGCCGGTGCGCAGCTTGTAGACAACCCCGTCCAACACCGGGCGAAGCGGTACACGCTTGCGGTCTTGCCGATGTCGAGGATACTCGCGGCTCAGAATCCCCTCGATGATCTCCCACACGTCGTCGGGAACCGCCCAGATCGTCGGTTCCGGC from Candidatus Poribacteria bacterium includes the following:
- a CDS encoding transposase, whose amino-acid sequence is MTTSRERSESISIDECSYPIVSCEFVDSGVYRVQTTDDAKPEPKPEPKPEPTIWAVPDDVWEIIEGILSREYPRHRQDRKRVPLRPVLDGVVYKLRTGCQWNRIP